A stretch of the Archangium violaceum genome encodes the following:
- a CDS encoding assimilatory sulfite reductase (NADPH) flavoprotein subunit, with the protein MTPSVNPSAVPSLAASLGEEKGALVQRLSEGLDAPSLTWLSGYFAGLAARQLPGSVQAAAPSVAAQATPQGSLTIVYGTQTGNSRLLAERLKQRAEAAGLAVRCVRASEYPTRELKNERLLYVVISTQGDGDPPDDARGFVDFVLGKRAPALGQLRFAVLGLGDSSYPKFCEIGRVLDERFAELGATRLFARAECDVDFEPVAEPWLGQALEHAKKELEPQTSLATVTPLRTVPVTPTFSRENPYPSQVLANQRITGRGAIKDVRHLELSLEGSGLTYEPGDALGVVPRNPPELVAAVLSELRLDGATEVTREGRILPLKRWLSEGLEITRLSRPFLASHAARSGNAELQRLLTPEGAEGLRALLASHQVIDLLRQYPAAWGAEELVGALRRLTPRLYSIASSQKRVGEEVHLTVSLVEYEAFGFRHVGTASNYLATREAGQELVDVFIEANERFRLPKDPSRDVIMIGPGTGVAPFRAFVQERAEVGASGRNWLFFGEQHFRTQFLYQLEWQEAVKKGELHRLDVAFSRDQGQKVYVQHRLREKGRELYDWLQGGAHLYVCGDATRMAPDVHEALIDIIATHGGKSREDAKAHLESLREQQRYLRDVY; encoded by the coding sequence GTGACACCTTCCGTGAATCCCTCCGCCGTTCCCTCGCTGGCCGCGTCGCTCGGCGAGGAGAAGGGCGCGCTGGTGCAGCGCCTCTCCGAGGGGCTCGACGCCCCGTCGCTCACCTGGTTGAGCGGGTACTTCGCCGGGCTCGCGGCCCGGCAGTTGCCCGGCTCCGTCCAGGCCGCCGCGCCCTCCGTGGCGGCGCAGGCCACGCCCCAGGGCTCGTTGACGATCGTCTATGGCACCCAGACCGGGAACAGCCGGCTGCTCGCCGAGCGCCTCAAGCAGCGGGCCGAGGCCGCCGGGCTCGCCGTGCGCTGCGTGCGTGCCAGTGAGTACCCCACGCGCGAGCTGAAGAACGAGCGGCTCCTCTACGTGGTGATCAGCACCCAGGGAGATGGAGATCCGCCCGACGACGCGCGCGGCTTCGTCGATTTCGTGCTGGGCAAGCGCGCTCCGGCGCTCGGACAACTCCGGTTCGCGGTGCTGGGCCTGGGCGATTCGAGCTACCCCAAGTTCTGCGAGATCGGCCGCGTCCTCGACGAGCGCTTCGCCGAGCTCGGGGCCACGCGGCTGTTCGCGCGCGCCGAGTGCGACGTGGACTTCGAGCCGGTGGCCGAGCCGTGGCTCGGTCAGGCCCTGGAGCACGCGAAGAAGGAGCTCGAACCGCAGACCTCGCTGGCGACCGTCACGCCGCTGCGAACGGTGCCGGTCACGCCCACCTTCAGCCGCGAGAATCCCTATCCGTCCCAGGTGCTGGCCAACCAGCGCATCACCGGGCGCGGGGCCATCAAGGACGTCCGCCACCTGGAGCTGTCGCTGGAGGGCTCGGGCCTGACGTACGAGCCGGGCGATGCCCTCGGAGTGGTGCCGCGGAATCCGCCGGAGCTGGTCGCGGCGGTGCTCTCCGAGCTGCGGCTCGATGGCGCCACCGAGGTCACGCGCGAAGGGCGCATCCTGCCGTTGAAGCGCTGGCTGTCGGAGGGGTTGGAGATCACCCGTCTGAGCCGTCCCTTCCTGGCGAGCCACGCCGCGCGCTCCGGAAACGCGGAGCTCCAGCGCCTGCTCACGCCGGAGGGCGCCGAGGGCCTGCGGGCACTGCTCGCCAGCCATCAGGTCATTGATCTGCTCCGCCAGTACCCCGCGGCATGGGGCGCGGAGGAGCTGGTGGGCGCGCTGCGCCGCCTGACGCCGCGGCTCTACTCCATCGCCTCCAGCCAGAAGCGGGTAGGGGAGGAGGTCCACCTCACGGTGAGCCTGGTGGAGTACGAGGCCTTCGGCTTCCGTCACGTGGGGACCGCCTCGAACTACCTGGCCACGCGCGAGGCCGGCCAGGAGCTGGTGGACGTCTTCATCGAGGCCAACGAGCGGTTCCGCCTCCCGAAGGATCCGAGCCGCGACGTCATCATGATCGGCCCCGGCACGGGCGTGGCGCCGTTCCGCGCGTTCGTGCAGGAGCGCGCCGAAGTGGGAGCGAGTGGCCGCAACTGGCTCTTCTTCGGTGAGCAGCACTTCCGCACCCAGTTCCTCTACCAGCTGGAGTGGCAGGAGGCCGTCAAGAAGGGTGAGCTGCACCGGCTCGACGTCGCCTTCTCACGCGACCAGGGCCAGAAGGTCTACGTCCAGCACCGCCTGCGCGAGAAGGGGCGTGAGCTCTACGACTGGCTGCAGGGCGGCGCCCACCTCTACGTCTGCGGCGATGCCACGCGCATGGCGCCGGACGTCCACGAAGCCCTGATCGACATCATCGCGACCCACGGCGGCAAGAGCCGCGAGGACGCGAAGGCCCACCTCGAATCCCTGCGCGAGCAGCAGCGTTATCTGCGCGACGTCTACTGA
- a CDS encoding GTP-binding protein, which translates to MTAALQLQDKKDLQRFLSEHYEKELLRLVVVGSVDDGKSTLIGRLLYECNGLFEDQVAAVKRASAGEEIDFSLFTDGLRAEREQGITIDVAYRYFSTRRRKVIVADTPGHLQYTRNMATGASTADAAVILVDARLGILPQTRRHAYIASLLGIPYLAVSINKMDLMDFDHGVYERLTTEFNAFARTLGFEQVRYFPISARGGDNITQPSARTPWHDGETLLGWLESLPHQRRLDGAALRFPVQYVLRPNLDYRGFAGQLASGTVRVGDEVVVFPSKRRTHIAAIDTFDGSLPEASAPSSVTLRLADEVDVSRGDMIAHAEQPPVALQDLEAMLVWFGEERLDTSRRYLVKHTSKYVPAHIEQVLWRKDLEALSEVPAESLSLNDIGKVRIVCKRPLICDPYQDNRKTGAFIVVDPLTNDTVAAGMILGAAGGQGEGETKSLISAEERRARLGQSGAVILLAGTPEVPESARRLERALFDQGRHVVTVRGDAEAALALAGAGLLAILYTPVPQARLALRDQLRGTGIPSVELDPTHDLERQVKQILDAQETTS; encoded by the coding sequence ATGACCGCCGCACTGCAGCTTCAGGACAAGAAAGACCTCCAGCGGTTCCTCTCCGAGCACTACGAGAAGGAGCTGCTCCGGTTGGTGGTGGTGGGCTCGGTGGACGATGGGAAGTCCACGCTGATCGGCCGGCTCCTCTACGAGTGCAATGGCCTCTTCGAGGACCAGGTGGCCGCGGTGAAGCGCGCCAGCGCGGGTGAGGAGATCGACTTCTCGCTCTTCACCGACGGGCTGCGCGCCGAGCGCGAGCAGGGCATCACCATCGACGTGGCCTACCGGTACTTCTCCACGCGCCGGCGCAAGGTGATCGTCGCCGACACGCCAGGACACCTGCAGTACACGCGCAACATGGCCACCGGCGCCTCCACGGCCGACGCGGCGGTCATCCTGGTGGACGCGCGCCTGGGCATCCTCCCGCAGACGCGGCGGCACGCGTACATCGCCTCGCTGCTGGGGATTCCCTACCTCGCGGTGTCCATCAACAAGATGGACCTGATGGACTTCGACCACGGCGTCTACGAGCGCCTCACCACGGAGTTCAATGCGTTCGCCCGTACGCTGGGCTTCGAGCAGGTCCGCTACTTCCCCATCAGCGCGCGCGGGGGCGACAACATCACCCAGCCGAGCGCCCGCACGCCGTGGCACGACGGCGAGACGCTGCTCGGGTGGTTGGAGTCGCTGCCGCACCAGCGCCGGTTGGATGGCGCGGCCCTGCGCTTCCCCGTCCAGTACGTGCTGCGGCCGAACCTGGACTACCGCGGGTTCGCCGGGCAGCTCGCCTCGGGCACGGTGCGCGTGGGCGACGAGGTGGTCGTCTTCCCCTCGAAGCGGCGCACGCACATCGCCGCCATCGACACCTTCGATGGCAGCCTCCCGGAGGCCAGCGCGCCGTCGTCGGTGACCCTGCGTCTGGCCGACGAGGTGGACGTCAGCCGGGGTGACATGATCGCCCATGCCGAGCAGCCGCCCGTGGCGCTCCAGGATCTGGAGGCCATGCTGGTGTGGTTCGGCGAGGAGCGCCTGGACACCTCGCGCCGCTACCTGGTGAAGCACACCTCGAAGTACGTCCCGGCCCACATCGAGCAGGTGCTCTGGCGCAAGGACCTGGAGGCGCTCTCCGAGGTCCCCGCCGAGTCCCTGTCGCTCAATGACATCGGCAAGGTGCGGATCGTCTGCAAGCGCCCGCTGATCTGCGATCCCTACCAGGACAACCGGAAGACCGGTGCCTTCATCGTCGTGGACCCGCTCACCAACGACACGGTCGCGGCGGGGATGATCCTCGGGGCCGCGGGCGGGCAGGGCGAAGGGGAGACGAAGTCCCTCATCTCCGCCGAGGAGCGGCGCGCGCGCCTGGGGCAGTCGGGCGCGGTCATCCTCCTGGCGGGCACTCCGGAGGTGCCGGAGTCGGCGCGGCGCCTGGAGCGGGCCCTGTTCGATCAGGGCCGGCACGTGGTCACCGTTCGCGGCGACGCGGAGGCCGCCCTGGCGCTGGCCGGGGCGGGGCTGCTCGCCATCCTCTACACCCCCGTTCCGCAGGCGCGGCTGGCGCTACGTGATCAGCTGCGCGGCACCGGTATTCCCTCGGTCGAGCTGGATCCCACCCACGACCTGGAGCGCCAGGTGAAGCAGATCCTGGACGCTCAGGAGACGACGTCGTGA
- the cobA gene encoding uroporphyrinogen-III C-methyltransferase, producing the protein MSKQHVNGKVYLVGAGPGDPGLLTLRAAQLLASADAVVYDRLIHPEVLKHARPRARLLFVGKEGGGESVRQEEINALLISQARLGRSVVRLKGGDPFVFGRGGEEALALEEAGIAYEVVPGVSSGVAAPAAAGIPVTHRGVSGSVTFATGHRAGKEPDWAHLAGAETLVLFMAGGRLEEATLALIAAGRAPSTPAAIVEAGTWEHQRVLEAPLADIAARAREASVGSPALLVVGEVVSLRSQLRSLVESRPVVSEREQFLKAEAGHE; encoded by the coding sequence ATGAGCAAGCAGCACGTCAACGGAAAGGTGTACCTGGTGGGGGCCGGGCCTGGAGATCCCGGTCTGCTCACGCTGCGCGCGGCCCAGCTGCTCGCGAGCGCGGATGCGGTGGTCTACGACCGGCTCATCCACCCCGAGGTATTGAAGCACGCCCGGCCCCGGGCCCGGCTCCTGTTCGTCGGCAAGGAGGGAGGGGGCGAGTCGGTGCGGCAGGAGGAGATCAACGCGCTGCTCATCTCCCAGGCGCGGCTCGGCCGCTCGGTGGTGCGGCTCAAGGGTGGGGACCCGTTCGTCTTCGGCCGTGGCGGCGAGGAGGCCCTGGCGCTGGAGGAGGCGGGCATCGCCTACGAGGTGGTGCCGGGCGTCTCCAGCGGCGTGGCGGCGCCCGCGGCGGCGGGGATTCCCGTCACCCACCGGGGCGTGTCGGGCTCGGTGACGTTCGCCACGGGGCACCGGGCCGGGAAGGAGCCGGACTGGGCGCACCTGGCCGGGGCGGAGACGCTCGTGCTGTTCATGGCGGGCGGCAGGCTGGAGGAGGCGACGCTGGCGCTCATCGCGGCGGGACGCGCTCCGAGCACTCCGGCGGCCATCGTGGAGGCGGGCACCTGGGAGCACCAGCGGGTGCTCGAGGCCCCGCTCGCGGACATCGCCGCGCGCGCCCGTGAGGCTTCTGTCGGCTCGCCGGCCCTGTTGGTGGTGGGCGAAGTCGTTTCCCTGCGCTCCCAGCTCCGCTCGCTGGTCGAGTCGCGACCCGTGGTATCCGAGCGCGAGCAATTCCTGAAGGCGGAGGCTGGCCATGAGTGA
- a CDS encoding phosphoadenylyl-sulfate reductase encodes MSHSSSLSLAVPQEELGAASKELLEAPAEEVLAWVERRFGSRAAIASSFGAEDMVLIDLARTHAPSVRLFTLDTGRLPPETYEVMDVVRRRYGIEIETFFPERARVEALESSKGYFSFKQSIEARKECCAIRKVEPLGRALAGREAWVTGLRREQSVTRTEVQTVAVDAEHGLIKVNPLARWSTREVWAYIKAHGVPYNVLHDRGYPSIGCAPCTRAVKPYEDERAGRWWWESPENRECGLHVRR; translated from the coding sequence ATGTCTCACTCTTCATCGCTGTCGCTCGCTGTCCCGCAGGAAGAGTTGGGTGCCGCCTCGAAGGAGCTGCTGGAGGCTCCCGCGGAGGAGGTGCTCGCCTGGGTCGAGCGGCGGTTCGGCTCGCGCGCGGCCATTGCCTCCAGCTTCGGTGCCGAGGACATGGTCCTCATCGATCTCGCCCGCACGCATGCTCCGAGCGTGCGCCTGTTCACCCTCGATACCGGCCGGCTTCCACCGGAGACATACGAGGTGATGGACGTGGTGCGCCGCCGCTACGGCATCGAGATCGAGACGTTCTTCCCGGAGCGCGCCCGCGTCGAGGCGCTCGAGTCCAGCAAGGGCTACTTCTCGTTCAAGCAGAGCATCGAGGCGCGCAAGGAGTGCTGCGCCATCCGCAAGGTGGAGCCGCTCGGGCGCGCGCTGGCGGGACGGGAGGCCTGGGTGACCGGGCTGCGGCGTGAGCAGTCCGTCACCCGCACGGAGGTGCAGACGGTCGCGGTCGATGCCGAGCACGGGCTCATCAAGGTGAACCCGCTCGCGCGGTGGAGCACCCGGGAGGTGTGGGCGTACATCAAGGCCCACGGCGTCCCCTACAACGTGCTGCACGACCGGGGTTACCCCTCCATCGGGTGCGCGCCCTGCACGCGCGCGGTGAAGCCCTACGAGGACGAGCGCGCCGGCCGCTGGTGGTGGGAGTCCCCCGAGAACCGCGAGTGCGGATTGCACGTCCGCCGTTAG
- the cysD gene encoding sulfate adenylyltransferase subunit CysD codes for MSETLSARLSHLAVLEAESIHIIRETAAEFANPVMLYSIGKDSQVLLHLARKAFHPAPLPFPLLHVDTTWKFRAMYEFRDSFTAKHGLKLIVHQNKKALSEGINPFDHGSQKYTHAMKTQSLLEALSLHGFDAAFGGARRDEEKSRAKERVYSFRDRHGQWEPRKQRPELWNLYNGRIDAGESMRVFPLSNWTELDVWHYVLKERIPVVPLYFAAERPVVNRNGQWIMVDDERMRLRPGERPTPKRVRFRTLGCYPLSGAIESSAETVEDVITEMLEARVSERQGRLIDHDEEGSMELKKREGYF; via the coding sequence ATGAGTGAGACCCTGTCCGCACGACTCTCCCACCTCGCGGTGCTCGAGGCGGAGAGCATCCACATCATCCGAGAGACGGCGGCCGAGTTCGCCAATCCGGTGATGCTCTACAGCATCGGCAAGGACTCGCAGGTGCTGCTGCACCTGGCCCGGAAGGCCTTCCATCCGGCGCCCCTGCCGTTCCCTCTCCTCCACGTGGACACCACCTGGAAGTTCCGGGCGATGTATGAGTTCCGCGATTCGTTCACGGCGAAGCACGGGCTGAAGTTGATCGTGCACCAGAACAAGAAGGCGCTCTCCGAGGGCATCAACCCCTTCGACCACGGCAGCCAGAAGTACACGCACGCGATGAAGACGCAGTCGCTGCTCGAGGCGCTCTCGCTGCACGGCTTCGACGCGGCCTTCGGTGGCGCCCGGCGTGACGAGGAGAAGTCCCGCGCCAAGGAGCGCGTCTACTCCTTCCGGGATCGTCACGGGCAGTGGGAGCCGCGCAAGCAGCGGCCCGAGCTGTGGAACCTCTACAACGGCCGGATCGACGCGGGCGAGAGCATGCGTGTCTTCCCTCTCTCCAACTGGACCGAGCTCGACGTGTGGCACTACGTCCTCAAGGAGCGCATCCCGGTCGTCCCTCTGTACTTCGCCGCCGAGCGCCCGGTGGTGAACCGCAACGGCCAGTGGATCATGGTGGACGACGAGCGCATGCGCCTGCGGCCGGGCGAGCGGCCCACGCCGAAGCGGGTGCGCTTCCGCACGTTGGGTTGTTACCCGTTGAGTGGCGCGATCGAGTCCTCCGCCGAGACGGTCGAGGACGTCATCACCGAGATGCTGGAGGCCCGCGTGTCCGAGCGTCAGGGCCGCCTGATTGATCACGACGAAGAAGGCTCGATGGAGCTCAAGAAGCGCGAGGGGTACTTCTAG
- a CDS encoding MOSC domain-containing protein, with the protein MPTLTSLTIYPLKSCAGLPLTQATVEPLGIQHDRRWMAVRSDGSCMTGRELPALVRLKAVPGPSGLHLSAPGMPELGVPVPPASAPRLDVTVWDDTCSAARADADADRWLSEYLGEPARLVYVDARMERPVDPKYATPEDRVGFADGFPLLLISEASLADLNQRLSQPVPMSRFRPNLVVEGCGAFAEDGWKRLRIGTVELAAVKPCARCVFTTVDPETTRADPQQEPLRTLATYRRVGPTNGVMFGQNIIVRRPGEIRVGDAVEILE; encoded by the coding sequence GTGCCGACCCTCACCTCCCTCACCATCTATCCCCTCAAGTCGTGCGCGGGTCTCCCGCTGACCCAGGCCACGGTGGAGCCGCTCGGAATCCAGCATGACCGCCGGTGGATGGCGGTGCGCTCGGATGGCTCCTGCATGACCGGACGCGAGCTGCCCGCCCTCGTGCGGCTGAAGGCCGTGCCCGGGCCCTCGGGGCTGCACCTGTCGGCTCCGGGCATGCCGGAGCTCGGGGTCCCCGTCCCGCCCGCCAGCGCGCCCCGGCTCGACGTCACCGTCTGGGATGACACCTGCTCGGCTGCTCGCGCCGACGCCGACGCCGACCGGTGGCTCTCCGAGTACCTCGGAGAGCCCGCACGGCTCGTGTACGTGGACGCGCGGATGGAGCGCCCGGTGGACCCGAAGTACGCCACCCCGGAGGACCGGGTCGGCTTCGCCGATGGCTTCCCGTTGCTGCTCATCTCCGAGGCCTCGCTGGCCGATCTGAACCAGCGCCTCTCCCAGCCCGTGCCCATGAGCCGGTTCCGTCCCAACCTCGTGGTGGAGGGCTGTGGGGCGTTCGCCGAGGACGGCTGGAAGCGGCTGCGCATCGGCACCGTCGAGCTGGCCGCGGTCAAACCGTGCGCCCGCTGCGTCTTCACCACCGTGGACCCCGAGACGACCCGGGCCGATCCCCAGCAGGAGCCCCTGCGCACCCTCGCCACCTACCGGCGCGTCGGGCCCACGAATGGGGTGATGTTCGGTCAGAACATCATCGTGCGGCGTCCGGGGGAGATCCGCGTGGGCGACGCGGTGGAGATCCTCGAGTAG
- the cysI gene encoding assimilatory sulfite reductase (NADPH) hemoprotein subunit — protein MSTKNPTTPPLSEVEHIKARSRLLRGTLAESLADPLTGAIAPADTQLIKFHGSYQQDDRDIREERRQQKLEPAYSFMIRTRLPGGVCTPKQWLALDELARTHANGTLRLTTRQAFQLHGVLKTDLKRTIAGINATLLDTIAACGDVNRNVMCNPNPVESRAHEVVHQWSVRLSEHLRPKTRAYYEIWLDEEKVAGVEEEEPIYGPTYLPRKFKAAIVVPPLNDVDVYSQDLGFIAILEAGEVVGFNVAVGGGMGATHGDNATFPRLADVIGFIRPEQLLEVAENVVKVQRDFGDRTNRKHARLKYTIEDRGIAWFVSELEKRLGYTLQPARPVVFEHNGDRFGWIQGHDGCWSLTLFIESGRVADREDHRLLTGLREVARVHKGDFRLTPNQNLIIAGIAPEDRPAIEALLETHGITRTQRASPLRKNALACVALPTCALAMAEAERYLPDLVGLLETRLAAHGLEKENILLRITGCPNGCARPYLAEIALVGKAPGRYNLFLGGDKRGQRLNRLYRENIDEAGILAALEPLFAAYARDRQPGEGFGDFTVRTGHVAPPPGAERGTPSARA, from the coding sequence ATGAGCACCAAGAATCCGACGACTCCGCCCCTGAGCGAGGTGGAGCACATCAAGGCGCGCAGCCGCCTCCTGCGGGGCACCCTGGCCGAGAGCCTCGCCGATCCGCTCACGGGCGCCATCGCCCCGGCGGACACCCAGCTGATCAAGTTCCACGGCAGCTACCAGCAGGACGACCGGGACATCCGCGAGGAGCGCCGGCAGCAGAAGCTCGAGCCGGCCTACAGCTTCATGATCCGCACCCGCCTGCCGGGCGGCGTGTGCACCCCGAAGCAGTGGCTCGCATTGGACGAGCTCGCCCGCACCCACGCCAATGGGACGCTGCGGCTGACCACGCGGCAGGCCTTCCAGCTGCACGGCGTGCTGAAGACGGACCTGAAGCGCACCATCGCGGGCATCAACGCCACGCTGCTCGACACCATCGCCGCCTGCGGCGACGTCAACCGCAACGTGATGTGCAACCCGAACCCGGTGGAGTCACGCGCACACGAGGTGGTGCACCAGTGGTCCGTGCGTCTCTCCGAGCACCTGCGTCCCAAGACGCGTGCCTATTATGAGATCTGGCTGGACGAGGAGAAGGTCGCGGGCGTCGAGGAGGAGGAGCCCATCTACGGCCCCACCTACCTGCCCCGGAAGTTCAAGGCGGCCATCGTGGTCCCGCCCCTCAATGACGTGGATGTGTATTCGCAGGACCTGGGCTTCATCGCCATCCTGGAGGCGGGAGAGGTGGTGGGCTTCAACGTCGCGGTGGGCGGAGGCATGGGCGCCACGCACGGTGACAACGCGACCTTCCCCCGGCTCGCGGACGTGATTGGCTTCATCCGCCCCGAGCAACTGCTCGAGGTCGCGGAGAACGTGGTGAAGGTCCAGCGCGACTTCGGCGATCGCACCAATCGCAAGCACGCGCGCCTGAAGTACACCATCGAGGATCGGGGCATCGCCTGGTTCGTGTCCGAGCTGGAGAAGCGGCTCGGCTATACGTTGCAGCCCGCGCGCCCGGTCGTCTTCGAGCACAACGGCGACCGCTTCGGGTGGATCCAGGGGCACGATGGGTGTTGGAGCCTGACGCTCTTCATCGAGAGCGGCCGGGTGGCGGACCGTGAGGACCATCGGCTGCTGACGGGACTGCGGGAGGTGGCCCGGGTGCACAAGGGAGACTTCCGACTCACGCCCAACCAGAACCTGATCATCGCGGGCATCGCGCCGGAGGATCGCCCGGCCATCGAGGCGCTGCTCGAGACGCACGGCATCACCCGGACCCAGCGCGCGAGCCCGCTGCGCAAGAACGCGCTGGCCTGCGTGGCCCTGCCGACGTGCGCCCTGGCCATGGCCGAGGCCGAGCGCTACCTGCCGGACCTGGTGGGACTGTTGGAGACGCGCCTGGCGGCCCACGGGCTGGAGAAGGAGAACATCCTGCTGCGCATCACCGGCTGCCCGAACGGGTGCGCCCGGCCCTACCTCGCGGAGATCGCCCTCGTGGGGAAGGCACCCGGCCGCTATAACCTGTTCCTCGGGGGAGACAAGCGGGGTCAGCGCCTCAACCGGCTATACCGCGAGAACATCGACGAGGCGGGCATCCTGGCGGCGCTCGAGCCCCTGTTCGCCGCGTACGCACGCGACAGGCAACCCGGGGAAGGGTTTGGTGACTTCACCGTGCGCACCGGCCATGTTGCCCCGCCGCCGGGTGCCGAGCGAGGTACTCCCTCCGCCCGGGCCTGA
- a CDS encoding sulfite exporter TauE/SafE family protein, translating to MPSFTPAELTLFLTALLAALVNGALGYGFSSITVPVALGFVANRVLNPALVLLELVLNLASLFLNRRSLPAVWRRMLPLMVGLLPGVIVGGLFLTMVAAVVLKAATYAVLLPLILLQAAGVRWPIRNERTIGVPFGLGLGLLYSTTTISGPPLALLLNNQGFAQDEFRAAIALIRVAESSLTLVTYLFLGLYGSSSLGLFWLLLPAVVIGLPLGRVLLRRVSKDAFRRLCMGVDAALVSVGLGFALQQLGWIDRAVSYAVTAAIGGFIVGSAWQRFLLLRKNQVTSS from the coding sequence ATGCCTTCCTTCACGCCCGCGGAGCTCACCCTGTTCCTGACCGCCTTGCTGGCGGCGCTCGTCAATGGAGCACTGGGCTACGGCTTCTCCTCCATCACCGTGCCGGTGGCGCTCGGGTTCGTGGCCAACCGGGTGCTCAACCCGGCCCTCGTCCTGCTGGAGCTGGTGCTCAACCTCGCCTCCCTGTTCCTGAACCGGCGATCGCTCCCCGCGGTCTGGCGGCGCATGCTGCCGTTGATGGTCGGCCTCCTGCCGGGCGTCATCGTGGGCGGGCTGTTCCTCACGATGGTCGCGGCCGTGGTGCTCAAGGCGGCCACCTATGCCGTCCTGCTGCCGCTCATCCTCCTCCAGGCCGCGGGGGTGCGCTGGCCCATCCGCAACGAGCGGACCATCGGGGTTCCCTTCGGCCTGGGGCTCGGGCTGCTGTACTCGACCACCACCATCTCCGGTCCTCCGCTCGCCCTGCTGCTCAACAACCAGGGCTTTGCCCAGGACGAGTTCCGTGCGGCCATCGCCCTCATCCGTGTGGCAGAATCGAGCCTCACCCTGGTGACGTACCTCTTCCTCGGACTGTATGGCTCGTCGAGTCTCGGCCTCTTCTGGCTGTTGCTGCCCGCCGTCGTGATCGGACTGCCCCTGGGGCGCGTGCTGTTGCGGCGCGTCAGCAAGGATGCCTTCCGCCGGCTGTGCATGGGCGTGGACGCGGCGCTCGTCAGCGTGGGACTCGGGTTCGCGCTCCAGCAGCTCGGTTGGATCGACCGCGCGGTGAGCTACGCGGTGACGGCGGCGATCGGCGGCTTCATCGTCGGCTCCGCCTGGCAGCGCTTCCTCCTGCTGCGAAAGAATCAGGTGACGTCGTCGTGA
- a CDS encoding precorrin-2 dehydrogenase/sirohydrochlorin ferrochelatase family protein yields MSTHVDFPVCLRLRGKRVLLVGAGTIADERSQQLVDAGARVRVVAPGIGTTIRRLAEEGRLELLERAYVPGDVRGHDVVFVATDDRRVSQAVADDARALGIWVNAADIPELCDFTLPSVGRRGPIVVAVSTSGQSPALARQLRRRFLDQVGPGHVQLARLSGWLRKRLPCGSERMRLLKQLVEGEAGELLARGQRRAAWARVRSALETFGETR; encoded by the coding sequence GTGAGCACGCATGTGGATTTCCCCGTCTGCCTGCGCCTGCGGGGCAAGCGGGTCCTCCTGGTCGGAGCGGGCACCATCGCCGACGAACGGAGCCAGCAGCTGGTGGACGCGGGTGCTCGGGTGCGTGTGGTGGCCCCCGGCATCGGCACGACGATCCGCCGCCTCGCGGAGGAGGGCCGGCTGGAGCTGCTCGAACGCGCCTATGTCCCGGGTGACGTGCGGGGGCACGACGTGGTGTTCGTGGCCACGGATGATCGGCGGGTGAGCCAGGCGGTGGCGGACGATGCGCGCGCGCTCGGCATCTGGGTGAACGCGGCGGACATCCCCGAGCTGTGCGACTTCACGCTGCCGTCCGTGGGGCGGCGTGGCCCCATCGTGGTGGCGGTCTCCACCTCCGGGCAGTCGCCCGCGCTGGCGCGTCAGCTGCGGCGGCGGTTCCTGGATCAGGTGGGCCCCGGGCATGTCCAGCTGGCCCGGCTCAGCGGATGGCTCCGCAAGCGGCTGCCCTGTGGCTCCGAGCGGATGCGGCTGCTGAAGCAGCTGGTGGAGGGCGAGGCCGGGGAGCTGTTGGCGCGAGGTCAGCGCAGGGCCGCCTGGGCCCGGGTGCGCTCCGCGCTCGAAACTTTTGGAGAGACGAGATGA
- a CDS encoding aspartate/glutamate racemase family protein: MPQHVGIVACSAEGAALCYRTLCVEGARLLGAHAHPEISMHTHSLAEYVKCIDRGDWQGVGELMLSSANKLAKAGADFLICPDNTIHQALADVESRSPLPWLHIAEVVAAQAVESGFRRIGLTGTRWLVESEIYPDKLTARGLEYVRPTTAEREEVNRIIMDELVYGVLEPEAVACFQRVIKRMKDEGCDAVVLGCTEIPLIMNDSNSPLPTLDSTRLLARAALRRAVESSAP, translated from the coding sequence ATGCCCCAGCACGTCGGCATCGTTGCCTGCTCCGCCGAAGGCGCGGCGCTTTGTTATCGGACCCTCTGCGTGGAAGGTGCGCGGCTTCTCGGCGCGCACGCCCATCCCGAGATCTCGATGCACACGCACTCGCTCGCCGAGTACGTGAAATGCATCGACCGGGGTGATTGGCAGGGAGTGGGGGAGTTGATGCTCTCCTCCGCGAACAAGCTCGCGAAAGCCGGTGCCGACTTCCTGATCTGCCCCGACAACACCATCCACCAGGCGCTTGCTGACGTCGAGTCGCGCTCACCGCTGCCCTGGTTGCACATCGCCGAGGTCGTCGCCGCACAGGCCGTGGAGAGCGGATTCCGGCGCATCGGACTGACGGGAACTCGCTGGCTCGTCGAGAGCGAGATCTATCCGGACAAGCTCACGGCGCGCGGACTGGAATATGTGCGCCCGACTACCGCCGAACGCGAGGAAGTCAATCGCATCATCATGGATGAGTTGGTTTACGGCGTCCTCGAGCCCGAGGCGGTTGCTTGCTTTCAGCGAGTCATCAAACGGATGAAGGATGAGGGCTGCGACGCCGTCGTTCTCGGCTGCACCGAGATTCCGTTGATCATGAACGATTCGAACTCTCCGCTGCCGACGCTCGACTCCACACGCCTGCTCGCGCGGGCGGCGCTGCGCCGGGCGGTGGAGAGTTCAGCACCGTAG